In Drosophila willistoni isolate 14030-0811.24 chromosome XR unlocalized genomic scaffold, UCI_dwil_1.1 Seg144, whole genome shotgun sequence, one DNA window encodes the following:
- the LOC6639605 gene encoding BAG domain-containing protein Samui isoform X1, with protein MKPTVIAANQAQANASSNGSNGAGNGSGINIPINREYINAGHGSPHQQQQHPHQQQPQQPGYHPHQQFQNTYPQPGYGSPRQNQQQPQHFQSTFGFEPDMDMDMDNMFQRSRLGRMHHDPFAGFGGGPTTRKRNSFHHTPNVADVDDEFSSYFDDAADFGFPQFSTMGRRGRATGGGANPITHDDDDFFHRLPSEFRQYIPEGFAARRAAGGGVNAGNGSPGAGGTPTQQQYYPQVPQHHQQYHHQPVPQSPSKNLCDAAIQTEDPNVGQSEVDCAPAAAAGGQSSINLNQHGLRNTMDMGVKSVAEQEQQGPRSHSAPPPEQQQQNLHYQQQQQQPQPGQQFGTQTTPPPQFHKSYYAPQQQAHPQQHQQKQQTPPPSQQQQPQTPGGSYIRTIPIFVEGRSEPIINAHKEIPNQNAPPSAQAQAQAAASAQAGYYAPQQQQQQQQQPQHSQHQQRPTPLNTHQQPQEQQLQSEASGLPPQTPHTLDSINKIQDIQRDVLDLMAKVEQFKGTREEKEYAYLDEMLTRNLLKLDTIDTNGKDSIRLARKEAIKCIQASINVLEAKAEENARMASGTDAPAAVAVPAPEQAEAATEAPLTSTSSTPATPTPAAAAAEPSTPQPMDATKIQEPIPLPPPPSAAAGAETPASAQLETTSTTSE; from the exons ATGAAGCCAACTGTGATAGCAGCTAATCAGGCCCAAGCCAATGCGTCCTCCAATGGCAGCAATGGCGCTGGCAATGGGTCAGGCATTAATATACCCATCAATCGGGAGTACATAAATGCTGGACACGGCTCAccgcatcagcagcagcaacatccacaccagcagcagccgcagcagccgGGATATCATCCTCATCAACAATTTCAGAATACTTATCCTCAGCCAGGCTATGGTTCGCCCAGACAAAATCAACAGCAGCCCCAACATTTTCAG TCGACTTTTGGTTTCGAGCCGGACATGGATATGGATATGGATAATATGTTTCAGCGCTCACGTTTGGGGCGCATGCATCACGATCCCTTTGCCGGATTTGGTGGTGGCCCAACAACACGTAAGCGGAATAGTTTCCATCATACCCCCAATGTTGCCGATGTTGATGATGAATTTTCTTCCTATTTTGATGACGCTGCAGACTTTGGCTTCCCCCAATTCTCGACAATGGGCAGACGTGGTCGCGCCACCGGCGGTGGTGCCAATCCCATAacccatgatgatgatgacttcTTCCATAGACTGCCATCGGAGTTTCGTCAGTATATACCAGAGGGTTTCGCTGCCAGGCGAGCAGCCGGCGGCGGTGTCAATGCCGGCAACGGAAGTCCCGGAGCCGGTGGCACGCCAACACAGCAGCAATATTATCCACAGGTGCCCCAGCATCATCAGCAATACCATCATCAGCCGGTGCCACAATCGCCATCGAAAAATCTTTGCGATGCGGCCATACAAACAGAAGATCCCAATGTTGGACAATCGGAGGTTGATtgtgctcctgctgctgccgctgggGGTCAATCTTCAATTAATTTGAATCAACACGGCCTACGCAACACCATGGACATGGGTGTGAAGAGTGTTGCCGAGCAGGAGCAACAAGGGCCGCGCTCTCATTCGGCTCCGCCACcggagcaacagcaacagaattTGCActaccagcaacagcaacagcaaccacaACCCGGACAGCAGTTTGGCACGCAGACAACACCACCGCCTCAATTCCACAAGTCATACTATGCCCCACAGCAGCAGGCGCATCctcagcagcatcagcagaaGCAACAGACGCCACCGCCTtcgcaacagcaacagccgcAAACACCTGGCGGCAGTTATATACGAACTATACCAATCTTTGTGGAAGGTCGCTCGGAACCCATTATAAATGCCCACAAGGAAATACCCAATCAAAATGCTCCACCCAGTGCCCAGGCTCAGGCTCAGGCGGCCGCATCTGCCCAGGCGGGTTATTATgccccacaacaacaacaacaacaacaacagcagccacaGCATTCTCAGCATCAGCAACGTCCCACTCCACTTAATACTCATCAACAGCCGCAGGAGCAACAGCTTCAGTCCGAGGCATCTGGCCTGCCACCACAGACTCCACACACCTTGGATTCGATCAATAAGATTCAGGATATTCAACGGGATGTACTCGATCTGATGGCCAAGGTGGAGCAATTCAAGGGCACACGTGAAGAGAAGGAATATGCCTATCTGGATGAGATGCTCACGCGTAATCTACTTAAATTGGATACCATTGATACCAATGGCAAAGATAGCATTCGCCTGGCACGCAAAGAGGCCATCAA ATGTATTCAGGCTTCCATTAATGTGCTGGAGGCCAAGGCTGAGGAGAATGCCAGAATGGCATCTGGAACAGATGCTCCAGCTGCAGTTGCAGTTCCAGCACCAGAGCAAGCAGAGGCTGCCACAGAGGCCCCATTAACTTCAACATCATCAACGccagcaacaccaacaccagcagcagcagcagcagagccGTCCACACCACAGCCAATGGATGCTACAAAAATCCAAGAGCCAATTCCTCTGCCACCGCCACCAAGTGCTGCCGCTGGTGCGGAGACGCCAGCTTCCGCGCAATTGGAGACAACATCAACGACGTCCGAATGA
- the LOC6639605 gene encoding glutenin, high molecular weight subunit PW212 isoform X2, giving the protein MKPTVIAANQAQANASSNGSNGAGNGSGINIPINREYINAGHGSPHQQQQHPHQQQPQQPGYHPHQQFQNTYPQPGYGSPRQNQQQPQHFQSTFGFEPDMDMDMDNMFQRSRLGRMHHDPFAGFGGGPTTHFGFPQFSTMGRRGRATGGGANPITHDDDDFFHRLPSEFRQYIPEGFAARRAAGGGVNAGNGSPGAGGTPTQQQYYPQVPQHHQQYHHQPVPQSPSKNLCDAAIQTEDPNVGQSEVDCAPAAAAGGQSSINLNQHGLRNTMDMGVKSVAEQEQQGPRSHSAPPPEQQQQNLHYQQQQQQPQPGQQFGTQTTPPPQFHKSYYAPQQQAHPQQHQQKQQTPPPSQQQQPQTPGGSYIRTIPIFVEGRSEPIINAHKEIPNQNAPPSAQAQAQAAASAQAGYYAPQQQQQQQQQPQHSQHQQRPTPLNTHQQPQEQQLQSEASGLPPQTPHTLDSINKIQDIQRDVLDLMAKVEQFKGTREEKEYAYLDEMLTRNLLKLDTIDTNGKDSIRLARKEAIKCIQASINVLEAKAEENARMASGTDAPAAVAVPAPEQAEAATEAPLTSTSSTPATPTPAAAAAEPSTPQPMDATKIQEPIPLPPPPSAAAGAETPASAQLETTSTTSE; this is encoded by the exons ATGAAGCCAACTGTGATAGCAGCTAATCAGGCCCAAGCCAATGCGTCCTCCAATGGCAGCAATGGCGCTGGCAATGGGTCAGGCATTAATATACCCATCAATCGGGAGTACATAAATGCTGGACACGGCTCAccgcatcagcagcagcaacatccacaccagcagcagccgcagcagccgGGATATCATCCTCATCAACAATTTCAGAATACTTATCCTCAGCCAGGCTATGGTTCGCCCAGACAAAATCAACAGCAGCCCCAACATTTTCAG TCGACTTTTGGTTTCGAGCCGGACATGGATATGGATATGGATAATATGTTTCAGCGCTCACGTTTGGGGCGCATGCATCACGATCCCTTTGCCGGATTTGGTGGTGGCCCAACAACAC ACTTTGGCTTCCCCCAATTCTCGACAATGGGCAGACGTGGTCGCGCCACCGGCGGTGGTGCCAATCCCATAacccatgatgatgatgacttcTTCCATAGACTGCCATCGGAGTTTCGTCAGTATATACCAGAGGGTTTCGCTGCCAGGCGAGCAGCCGGCGGCGGTGTCAATGCCGGCAACGGAAGTCCCGGAGCCGGTGGCACGCCAACACAGCAGCAATATTATCCACAGGTGCCCCAGCATCATCAGCAATACCATCATCAGCCGGTGCCACAATCGCCATCGAAAAATCTTTGCGATGCGGCCATACAAACAGAAGATCCCAATGTTGGACAATCGGAGGTTGATtgtgctcctgctgctgccgctgggGGTCAATCTTCAATTAATTTGAATCAACACGGCCTACGCAACACCATGGACATGGGTGTGAAGAGTGTTGCCGAGCAGGAGCAACAAGGGCCGCGCTCTCATTCGGCTCCGCCACcggagcaacagcaacagaattTGCActaccagcaacagcaacagcaaccacaACCCGGACAGCAGTTTGGCACGCAGACAACACCACCGCCTCAATTCCACAAGTCATACTATGCCCCACAGCAGCAGGCGCATCctcagcagcatcagcagaaGCAACAGACGCCACCGCCTtcgcaacagcaacagccgcAAACACCTGGCGGCAGTTATATACGAACTATACCAATCTTTGTGGAAGGTCGCTCGGAACCCATTATAAATGCCCACAAGGAAATACCCAATCAAAATGCTCCACCCAGTGCCCAGGCTCAGGCTCAGGCGGCCGCATCTGCCCAGGCGGGTTATTATgccccacaacaacaacaacaacaacaacagcagccacaGCATTCTCAGCATCAGCAACGTCCCACTCCACTTAATACTCATCAACAGCCGCAGGAGCAACAGCTTCAGTCCGAGGCATCTGGCCTGCCACCACAGACTCCACACACCTTGGATTCGATCAATAAGATTCAGGATATTCAACGGGATGTACTCGATCTGATGGCCAAGGTGGAGCAATTCAAGGGCACACGTGAAGAGAAGGAATATGCCTATCTGGATGAGATGCTCACGCGTAATCTACTTAAATTGGATACCATTGATACCAATGGCAAAGATAGCATTCGCCTGGCACGCAAAGAGGCCATCAA ATGTATTCAGGCTTCCATTAATGTGCTGGAGGCCAAGGCTGAGGAGAATGCCAGAATGGCATCTGGAACAGATGCTCCAGCTGCAGTTGCAGTTCCAGCACCAGAGCAAGCAGAGGCTGCCACAGAGGCCCCATTAACTTCAACATCATCAACGccagcaacaccaacaccagcagcagcagcagcagagccGTCCACACCACAGCCAATGGATGCTACAAAAATCCAAGAGCCAATTCCTCTGCCACCGCCACCAAGTGCTGCCGCTGGTGCGGAGACGCCAGCTTCCGCGCAATTGGAGACAACATCAACGACGTCCGAATGA
- the LOC6639605 gene encoding BAG domain-containing protein Samui isoform X3, producing the protein MDMDMDNMFQRSRLGRMHHDPFAGFGGGPTTRKRNSFHHTPNVADVDDEFSSYFDDAADFGFPQFSTMGRRGRATGGGANPITHDDDDFFHRLPSEFRQYIPEGFAARRAAGGGVNAGNGSPGAGGTPTQQQYYPQVPQHHQQYHHQPVPQSPSKNLCDAAIQTEDPNVGQSEVDCAPAAAAGGQSSINLNQHGLRNTMDMGVKSVAEQEQQGPRSHSAPPPEQQQQNLHYQQQQQQPQPGQQFGTQTTPPPQFHKSYYAPQQQAHPQQHQQKQQTPPPSQQQQPQTPGGSYIRTIPIFVEGRSEPIINAHKEIPNQNAPPSAQAQAQAAASAQAGYYAPQQQQQQQQQPQHSQHQQRPTPLNTHQQPQEQQLQSEASGLPPQTPHTLDSINKIQDIQRDVLDLMAKVEQFKGTREEKEYAYLDEMLTRNLLKLDTIDTNGKDSIRLARKEAIKCIQASINVLEAKAEENARMASGTDAPAAVAVPAPEQAEAATEAPLTSTSSTPATPTPAAAAAEPSTPQPMDATKIQEPIPLPPPPSAAAGAETPASAQLETTSTTSE; encoded by the exons ATGGATATGGATATGGATAATATGTTTCAGCGCTCACGTTTGGGGCGCATGCATCACGATCCCTTTGCCGGATTTGGTGGTGGCCCAACAACACGTAAGCGGAATAGTTTCCATCATACCCCCAATGTTGCCGATGTTGATGATGAATTTTCTTCCTATTTTGATGACGCTGCAGACTTTGGCTTCCCCCAATTCTCGACAATGGGCAGACGTGGTCGCGCCACCGGCGGTGGTGCCAATCCCATAacccatgatgatgatgacttcTTCCATAGACTGCCATCGGAGTTTCGTCAGTATATACCAGAGGGTTTCGCTGCCAGGCGAGCAGCCGGCGGCGGTGTCAATGCCGGCAACGGAAGTCCCGGAGCCGGTGGCACGCCAACACAGCAGCAATATTATCCACAGGTGCCCCAGCATCATCAGCAATACCATCATCAGCCGGTGCCACAATCGCCATCGAAAAATCTTTGCGATGCGGCCATACAAACAGAAGATCCCAATGTTGGACAATCGGAGGTTGATtgtgctcctgctgctgccgctgggGGTCAATCTTCAATTAATTTGAATCAACACGGCCTACGCAACACCATGGACATGGGTGTGAAGAGTGTTGCCGAGCAGGAGCAACAAGGGCCGCGCTCTCATTCGGCTCCGCCACcggagcaacagcaacagaattTGCActaccagcaacagcaacagcaaccacaACCCGGACAGCAGTTTGGCACGCAGACAACACCACCGCCTCAATTCCACAAGTCATACTATGCCCCACAGCAGCAGGCGCATCctcagcagcatcagcagaaGCAACAGACGCCACCGCCTtcgcaacagcaacagccgcAAACACCTGGCGGCAGTTATATACGAACTATACCAATCTTTGTGGAAGGTCGCTCGGAACCCATTATAAATGCCCACAAGGAAATACCCAATCAAAATGCTCCACCCAGTGCCCAGGCTCAGGCTCAGGCGGCCGCATCTGCCCAGGCGGGTTATTATgccccacaacaacaacaacaacaacaacagcagccacaGCATTCTCAGCATCAGCAACGTCCCACTCCACTTAATACTCATCAACAGCCGCAGGAGCAACAGCTTCAGTCCGAGGCATCTGGCCTGCCACCACAGACTCCACACACCTTGGATTCGATCAATAAGATTCAGGATATTCAACGGGATGTACTCGATCTGATGGCCAAGGTGGAGCAATTCAAGGGCACACGTGAAGAGAAGGAATATGCCTATCTGGATGAGATGCTCACGCGTAATCTACTTAAATTGGATACCATTGATACCAATGGCAAAGATAGCATTCGCCTGGCACGCAAAGAGGCCATCAA ATGTATTCAGGCTTCCATTAATGTGCTGGAGGCCAAGGCTGAGGAGAATGCCAGAATGGCATCTGGAACAGATGCTCCAGCTGCAGTTGCAGTTCCAGCACCAGAGCAAGCAGAGGCTGCCACAGAGGCCCCATTAACTTCAACATCATCAACGccagcaacaccaacaccagcagcagcagcagcagagccGTCCACACCACAGCCAATGGATGCTACAAAAATCCAAGAGCCAATTCCTCTGCCACCGCCACCAAGTGCTGCCGCTGGTGCGGAGACGCCAGCTTCCGCGCAATTGGAGACAACATCAACGACGTCCGAATGA
- the LOC6639604 gene encoding drebrin-like protein, whose protein sequence is MAISFEKHRAEIVAAWKDVLDDKSPTNWSLFGYEGQTNELKLVSSGEGGVEELNEDLNSGKIMYAYVRIEDPKTGLNKYLLINWQGEGAPVLRKGTCANHIRDVGNLLSGAHLTINARNEDDVDLERLLKKLSTVSSAYSFKEPRGTVEEQKAPVGTNYTRVIPTKELNASITQDFWKKEEAEEKRRLETEKEAKRSELQKLENEQRSREEKEHKEREKLIISNTKLQPAHVPIKTSPQPLSPEKTVANFGQNLTDAERMRQARNQEARELIGSRVGAAKAMFTKHTSEGQLQSKLNTQPPAKPARNSIAQRINAFNQNQPQETAVPSPPRSQSPIKPVVAIAATPPLPAVQETIPTPPVAAEVVSTIPEAIEEPQPADDLPLAHESSEQFSTIKRSPHSKTNSLQSQSPDETTSSNETDTAVYQEEEQEVRTKVSVTVQQSQAAKTSSLSTLERNALTDLVNEDDFICQETLGDLGLRARALYDYQAADESEITFDPGDIITHIDQIDEGWWQGLGPDGTYGLFPANYVEIIN, encoded by the exons ATGGCCATTAGTTTTGAGAAACATCGTGCCGAAATTGTGGCCGCCTGGAAGGATGTCTTGGATGACAAAAGTCCAACAAATTGGTCCTTATTTGGCTATGAGGGACAGACCAATGAACTGAAATTGGTCTCATCCGGCGAGGGCGGTGTGGAGGAGCTCAATGAGGATTTGAATAGCGGTAAAATTATGTATGCCTATGTACGCATTGAGGATCCCAAAACTGGTCTAAATAAGTATTTACTCATCAACTGGCAG GGTGAGGGCGCTCCAGTTCTACGCAAAGGCACCTGCGCCAATCACATTCGTGATGTGGGTAATCTTCTATCGGGCGCCCATTTAACCATCAATGCTCGAAATGAAGATGATGTTGATTTGGAGCGATTACTTAAGAAACTTAGCACCGTGAGTTCGGCATATAGTTTCAAGGAACCACGTGGCACCGTGGAGGAGCAAAAGGCTCCGGTGGGCACCAACTATACTAGGGTGATACCCACCAAAGAGCTGAATGCCAGTATCACGCAGGATTTCTGGAAGAAGGAAGAGGCCGAGGAGAAGCGTCGCCTTGAGACCGAAAAGGAAGCCAAGCGTTCGGAATTGCAAAAGCTAGAGAATGAGCAACGCTCACGCGAGGAGAAGGAGCACAAGGAACGGGAAAAGCTAATCATAAGCAACACCAAATTGCAGCCAGCTCATGTGCCCATTAAAAC ATCGCCTCAGCCTTTGAGTCCAGAGAAAACAGTAGCAAATTTCGGCCAAAACTTAACGGATGCCGAACGCATGCGACAGGCACGCAATCAGGAAGCCAGGGAATTGATTGGTTCTCGTGTGGGAGCCGCCAAGGCCATGTTCACAAAGCACACCAGCGAGGGACAGCTGCAGTCCAA ACTTAACACACAACCACCAGCTAAGCCTGCACGCAATTCCATTGCCCAGCGCATTAATGCCTTTAATCAGAATCAACCTCAGGAAACAGCTGTGCCTTCACCACCACGCTCCCAGTCTCCCATTAAGCCGGTAGTGGCAATTGCAGCTACGCCACCACTGCCAGCAGTTCAAGAGACAATCCCGACACCTCCAGTTGCTGCCGAGGTGGTATCAACCATTCCAGAAGCCATTGAGGAGCCACAGCCCGCAGATGATTTGCCCTTGGCCCATGAAAGTAGTGAACAATTCTCGACCATTAAGAGATCACCGCACAGTAAAACCAATTCGCTGCAATCACAATCACCAGATGAGACCACATCGTCTAATGAAACAGATACGGCTGTCTATCAGGAGGAAGAGCAGGAAGTACGCACCAAAGTGTCGGTGACAGTGCAGCAATCGCAAGCGGCCAAAACCTCAAGCCTCAGCACCCTGGAGAGGAATGCCT TAACCGATCTGGTTAACGAGGACGATTTCATTTGTCAAGAGACTTTAGGCGATTTGGGTTTGCGGGCACGTGCTCTTTACGATTATCAGGCTGCCGATGAATCGGAAATTACCTTTGATCCTGGTGATATCATAACGCATATCGATCAAATTGATGAGGGTTGGTGGCAGGGACTTGGACCCGATGGAACCTATGGACTGTTTCCGGCTAACTATGTCGAGATCAttaactaa